Part of the Yersinia hibernica genome, TCGCAATAGTATCAGAGTTGAGAGTGAATAACGCTTTAAACCACTCTAAAATCATTTTTATTATACCGTTGCGGTTAACGTCACTTCTTAATTCGCTAGAACACTGGTTCTCAAATTTAAAAGAAACGCGCGATTTCTCTTCATTTAACTCAAAGTTTTTACCTAAAAACAGCTGACAATCCAATGTGAATAAAGGTTGGAACCCATCGTTATAAGGTACTGAATAGTGCATTTCAAGTCCATGATGTCTATCTGGCTTAAATTCCATTGAAATATCATCATGATGTAAATAAGGATGCCCTCTTTTGGCATGTTCAAGAGCCACTGTTGCCATGGAGTATTTACTCAATAAATTCAGTACAGCAACTCTTCGGTCATCTTCCTCTTTATTCCCTGCCTCTAACCAACCGATATCGACTAATTTCTCTAACACTTCACTAATATTTCTATAGCCTGTCAAACGCCCTTCAATATGAAATTGAGTTTTTTCAACAGGGGCATTTTGAGCCTCTAATGCACTAACTGTATTAGTCAGCCCCAGAGACTCTATTGGGTAAGATATTCTATTCATTTATTCCTCTTAACTATGTTTATATAAAAACCAAGATTCCATATCAATAAAATATCAAATTAATTTTAAATTATCTTTTGAATTTACACTTGTTATTTTTGTTATTGAAATACCCCCCCCAGATAAGGTAATTAAATTATTTTAAGTAAATGTAATTTGAATATCATGCTGTATTTTTATACAGTCCAAGTCATGCATTGTGTTAATAAAACACAATATCAGGTATATCCTATGAACAAAATGAGATTAAATAATGTCAAAAAATAAAAAGAAAACATCAGCATCAGTAGCCACGCAGGCAGCAAGAATACTCAAAGACCCTAATTCTTCCGCGATTGAAAAAAGTCTGGCTGGCTCGGCACTCTCTCAATCTAGCACCGACAACCAAACCGGTGCGCATATGGAGGATGTCGCGGCACAAGTACTGGCAAACCCTGAATCCAGTGAGAAAACCAAAACACTGGCCGGGTCGGTACTCGCTCAGGCTAATAAAAAACGCTAATTAGGCAAAAGCCCCTTTACAGGGGCTTTTTTAGCTGCACGCAAGAAGTTACTTAGTTGGCAGTTTAATATCTTTAAACATCGCCTCGATATCTTCATTTGAGCGCAACGCAACCGCTTTATCCACGACATCGCGCGTCAGATGCGGCGCAAAACGTAGAATAAAATCATACATATAGCTACGTAGGAAGGTACTGCGGCGGAAACCTATTTTAGTGGTGCTGTAGGTAAAGATATCGCGCGCATCCACCGTTACCAGGTCAGGGTCTTGAATAGGGTCAACTGCCATGCTGGCAATAACCCCAACACCCAGTCCTAATCTGACATAAGTTTTAATCACGTCCGCATCTGTTGCAGTAAAGACAATGCGAGGCGTCAGACCCGCCCGGTTAAACGCGGTATCCAGTTCAGAACGCCCGGTGAAACCAAAGGTATAGGTCACAATAGGATAGGCGGCTAATTCTTCGATGCTGACATGGGCTTTACCGGCTAATGGGTGATCGGGCTTCACCACCACCGCGCGATTCCAGTGATAGCACGGCAACATAATCAGGTCGTCGTACAAATGCAGCGCTTCGGTTGCGATGGCAAAGTCAGCACTGCCTTTGGAAACCGCTTCTGCAATTTGTGTGGGTGACCCTTGGTGCATATGCAAAGAGACACGCGGGTAGCGCTCGATAAAGCCTTTAATCACATTAGGCAATGCATAACGCGCTTGAGTATGAGTCGTTGCGACATACAAAGAACCTTTATCAGGATAAGTATGTTCACCGGCAACTGCTTTGATGGCATCAA contains:
- the cysB gene encoding HTH-type transcriptional regulator CysB; this encodes MKLQQLRYIVEVVNHNLNVSSTAEGLYTSQPGISKQVRMLEDELGIQIFARSGKHLTQVTPAGLEIIRIAREVLSKVDAIKAVAGEHTYPDKGSLYVATTHTQARYALPNVIKGFIERYPRVSLHMHQGSPTQIAEAVSKGSADFAIATEALHLYDDLIMLPCYHWNRAVVVKPDHPLAGKAHVSIEELAAYPIVTYTFGFTGRSELDTAFNRAGLTPRIVFTATDADVIKTYVRLGLGVGVIASMAVDPIQDPDLVTVDARDIFTYSTTKIGFRRSTFLRSYMYDFILRFAPHLTRDVVDKAVALRSNEDIEAMFKDIKLPTK